A single window of Mycolicibacterium aurum DNA harbors:
- a CDS encoding ABC transporter ATP-binding protein, which produces MLLRGVSKRYGSTTAVADLDLDVQAAEVFALLGPNGAGKTTTVEMCEGFMKPDSGSIRILGLDPVADNAEVRARTGVMLQGGGAYPAARAGEMLDLVASYAANPLDPQWLLDTLGLTDSARTTYRRLSGGQQQRLALACAVVGRPELVFLDEPTAGMDAHARIVVWELIDALRRDGVTVVLTTHQLAEAEELADRILIIDNGAAVATGTPAELMRSGAENQLRFRAPRMLDLSLLISALPEAYRAVETAPGEYLVEGHIDPQVLATVTAWCARLDVLATDMRVEQRSLEDVFLELTGRELRK; this is translated from the coding sequence GTGTTGCTGCGTGGGGTCAGCAAGCGGTACGGATCCACCACCGCCGTGGCGGACCTCGATCTCGACGTCCAGGCCGCGGAGGTGTTCGCGCTGCTCGGGCCCAACGGCGCGGGCAAGACGACGACCGTCGAGATGTGCGAGGGGTTCATGAAGCCGGACTCCGGTTCGATCCGGATCCTGGGCTTGGACCCGGTCGCCGACAACGCCGAGGTGCGGGCCCGGACCGGCGTGATGCTGCAGGGTGGCGGCGCCTATCCCGCTGCCCGCGCGGGCGAGATGCTCGACCTCGTCGCCTCGTACGCCGCGAACCCGCTCGATCCTCAATGGCTGCTGGACACACTGGGTCTGACCGACTCCGCCCGCACCACCTACCGGCGACTGTCGGGTGGACAGCAGCAACGACTCGCGCTTGCATGCGCCGTGGTGGGCCGTCCCGAGCTGGTGTTCCTCGACGAACCGACCGCGGGGATGGACGCGCACGCACGAATCGTGGTGTGGGAGTTGATCGACGCGCTGCGCCGCGACGGCGTGACGGTCGTGCTGACCACGCATCAGCTCGCGGAGGCCGAGGAACTCGCCGACCGGATCCTGATCATCGACAACGGAGCTGCGGTCGCGACCGGCACCCCCGCGGAACTGATGCGCAGCGGCGCCGAGAACCAGCTGCGGTTCCGTGCACCGCGGATGCTCGATCTTTCACTGCTCATCTCGGCGCTGCCGGAGGCCTACCGAGCGGTCGAGACCGCGCCGGGTGAGTATCTCGTGGAAGGGCACATCGACCCTCAGGTGCTTGCCACGGTCACCGCGTGGTGCGCCCGTCTGGACGTGCTCGCCACGGACATGCGGGTGGAGCAGCGCAGCCTTGAGGACGTGTTCCTCGAACTGACCGGACGGGAGCTACGGAAATGA
- a CDS encoding quinone oxidoreductase family protein: MYAIEVAETGGPEVLTYVEKSQPEPGPGQVLIKAEAIGVNFIDTYFRSGLYPRETPFVVGTEVCGIIEAVGDDVAALNVGDRVVTAQSLGAYAEYCVAPADFVAYVPDGVAPDVAASALLKGTTAHYLIKSTYPVQQGDVVLVHAGAGGVGLILTQWVTSLAASVITTVSTPDKADLSRRAGAVEVLDYPEDPKAFGDRIRELTDGDGVAAVYDGVGASTFEASLASLAVRGTLALFGAASGPVPPFDPQRLNAAGSVFLTRPNLAHHTRTPDEFSWRAGELLTAIADGTLTVTVSNRYDLRNAEQAHRDLQGRKTVGSVVLVP; encoded by the coding sequence ATGTACGCGATCGAAGTCGCCGAGACCGGCGGACCGGAAGTCCTGACCTATGTCGAGAAGTCCCAGCCCGAACCGGGCCCGGGTCAGGTGTTGATCAAGGCCGAGGCGATCGGCGTGAACTTCATCGACACCTACTTCCGATCAGGCCTGTATCCGCGGGAGACACCGTTCGTCGTCGGCACCGAGGTGTGCGGCATCATCGAGGCCGTCGGTGACGACGTCGCGGCGCTGAACGTCGGCGACCGGGTGGTCACCGCGCAGTCGCTGGGCGCGTATGCCGAATATTGTGTCGCGCCTGCCGATTTCGTGGCCTACGTACCCGACGGCGTCGCCCCGGACGTGGCAGCGTCAGCGCTGCTGAAGGGCACGACGGCGCACTACCTGATCAAGTCGACCTATCCGGTCCAGCAGGGCGACGTCGTCCTGGTCCATGCGGGCGCCGGCGGTGTCGGGCTGATCCTGACGCAGTGGGTCACCAGCCTGGCCGCCTCGGTGATCACCACCGTGTCGACGCCGGACAAGGCCGACCTGTCTCGCCGGGCGGGCGCGGTCGAGGTGCTCGACTACCCCGAGGACCCCAAGGCATTCGGCGACCGGATCCGGGAACTGACCGATGGGGACGGAGTCGCGGCGGTGTACGACGGCGTGGGTGCGTCCACCTTCGAGGCCAGCCTGGCCAGCCTCGCGGTCCGTGGCACACTGGCGCTGTTCGGTGCGGCCAGCGGCCCCGTCCCGCCGTTCGACCCGCAGCGACTCAACGCGGCCGGGTCGGTGTTCCTCACCCGGCCCAATCTCGCGCACCACACCCGCACGCCGGATGAATTCTCCTGGCGGGCAGGCGAACTGCTCACTGCGATTGCCGACGGCACCCTCACCGTCACGGTGAGCAACCGGTACGACCTGCGCAACGCCGAGCAAGCGCACCGTGACCTGCAGGGCCGCAAGACCGTGGGATCGGTCGTACTGGTCCCCTAG
- a CDS encoding dicarboxylate/amino acid:cation symporter, producing the protein MKKTLSHPAVQIGVAAVGGIVFGLLVGEWAANLKFVGDLFIRLIQMSIVPLVMASVIVATGSMTGTGTGKIAARTFSWMLGFSFVAAVLAWALSSVIRPGAGITFDQEADAGLQESAQEALGWQDTLLNFVSTNIFDAMSTATMVPIIVFSLLFGIALRTQITKTGDTRVLGFIDQIQQIVLTMIRLVMYIAPVGVFCLLAALAGDVGFAVVTTALKYLGTTLLGVLILFALFVVVVTIRTRLNPWLLPGKLAEQTAIAVTTTSSAVTFPTVLKNTVEKVGVSQKVANFTLSIGLTMGSYGAVLNYMIVVMFLAQAGGIELSLGQIALGMGLAILLNMGTITVPGGFPVVAMFLATSLDLPFEAVGLLIAVDWFAGIFRTFLNVNGDTFVAMLVANADDEIDREVYNGTKTVTAEEINLDEYQDAMARADQAD; encoded by the coding sequence ATGAAGAAGACCCTCTCGCATCCCGCGGTACAGATCGGTGTCGCCGCCGTCGGCGGCATCGTGTTCGGCCTGCTCGTCGGTGAGTGGGCGGCCAACCTCAAATTCGTCGGCGACCTGTTCATCCGGCTGATCCAGATGTCGATCGTCCCGCTGGTGATGGCGTCGGTGATCGTGGCGACAGGTTCGATGACGGGCACCGGCACCGGCAAGATCGCCGCACGCACCTTCTCCTGGATGCTGGGGTTCTCGTTCGTCGCGGCCGTCCTCGCCTGGGCGCTGAGCTCGGTGATCCGGCCCGGCGCGGGGATCACCTTCGACCAAGAGGCCGATGCCGGTCTGCAGGAGTCGGCGCAGGAGGCGCTGGGATGGCAGGACACCCTGCTGAACTTCGTGTCCACCAACATCTTCGACGCGATGTCGACGGCGACGATGGTGCCGATCATCGTCTTCTCCCTGCTCTTCGGGATCGCGCTGCGCACCCAGATCACCAAGACCGGCGACACGCGTGTTCTCGGCTTCATCGATCAGATTCAGCAGATCGTCCTGACGATGATCCGGCTGGTCATGTACATCGCCCCGGTCGGCGTGTTCTGTCTGCTGGCCGCGCTCGCCGGCGACGTCGGCTTCGCGGTGGTCACGACCGCTCTCAAGTATCTGGGCACGACGCTGCTCGGCGTGCTCATCCTGTTCGCCCTGTTCGTCGTGGTGGTCACGATCAGGACCCGCCTCAACCCGTGGCTGCTGCCAGGCAAGCTGGCGGAGCAGACCGCCATCGCCGTCACGACGACGAGCTCGGCGGTGACCTTTCCGACCGTGCTCAAGAACACCGTCGAAAAGGTGGGCGTGAGCCAGAAGGTCGCCAACTTCACGCTGTCGATCGGCCTGACGATGGGGTCCTACGGTGCGGTGCTGAACTACATGATCGTGGTCATGTTCCTGGCCCAGGCCGGCGGCATCGAGCTGAGCTTGGGCCAGATCGCACTCGGCATGGGGTTGGCGATCCTGCTCAACATGGGCACCATCACCGTTCCCGGCGGCTTCCCGGTGGTCGCGATGTTTCTCGCGACGTCGCTGGATCTGCCGTTCGAGGCCGTCGGCCTGCTGATCGCCGTCGACTGGTTCGCCGGAATCTTCCGCACCTTCCTCAACGTCAACGGCGACACGTTCGTCGCCATGCTGGTGGCCAATGCCGACGACGAGATCGACCGCGAGGTCTACAACGGCACCAAGACCGTGACGGCCGAAGAGATCAACCTCGACGAGTACCAGGACGCGATGGCGCGCGCCGATCAGGCGGACTAG
- a CDS encoding TetR/AcrR family transcriptional regulator codes for MGRRRGEALDAAIQAAALRLLAEHGPEAVTMESVAVAAHTSKPVLYRRWPDRRALLRDTLLGIATTSIPSPDTGSFRGDMLAVLRGWAALFTGDSAQPMRSVALAVAVDPELAAAFRTDVLGMRKDQMNAILARAIERGEVRADVPVDLVRELGQSVLWHRLLISGDAIDDDVVTRLVDEVLIPVTRPYYET; via the coding sequence ATGGGCAGGCGGCGCGGCGAGGCGCTCGATGCGGCGATCCAGGCGGCGGCACTGCGGCTGCTCGCCGAGCACGGTCCCGAGGCGGTGACCATGGAGTCCGTTGCCGTGGCCGCCCACACCAGCAAGCCCGTCCTCTATCGACGCTGGCCCGACCGGCGCGCACTGCTGCGTGACACCCTGCTCGGCATTGCCACCACCTCGATACCCAGTCCCGACACGGGCAGCTTCCGCGGCGACATGCTCGCCGTGCTGCGTGGGTGGGCAGCGCTGTTCACCGGGGACAGTGCCCAGCCGATGCGGTCGGTGGCGCTGGCGGTGGCCGTCGACCCCGAGCTGGCGGCGGCGTTCCGCACCGATGTGCTCGGCATGCGTAAAGACCAGATGAACGCGATTCTCGCGCGCGCGATCGAGCGCGGCGAGGTGCGCGCCGACGTGCCGGTGGACCTGGTACGCGAACTGGGCCAGAGCGTGCTGTGGCACCGGCTGCTGATCAGCGGTGACGCCATCGACGACGACGTGGTGACCCGGCTCGTCGACGAGGTGCTGATCCCGGTGACACGCCCCTACTACGAGACGTAG
- a CDS encoding ABC transporter permease: MTPPNSRAAGNRFAPGTFTPDPRPAAVPKMLAAQFGLEIRLLLRNGEQLLLTMFIPITLLVGLTLLPLGSFGPDRAGTFVPAIMALAVISTAFTGQAIAVAFDRRYGALKRLGATALPVWGIIAGKSLAVVSVVFLQSILFGAIGFALGWRPPLAGLALGAVIIALGTAVFAALGLLLGGTLRAEIVLAIANLLWFVFAGLGALTLEGGAGGVVPTAVQWVARLTPSGALTEALSRAMTLSVDWFGLAVLAVWGAVAALCALRWFRFT, translated from the coding sequence ATGACTCCGCCGAATTCACGAGCGGCGGGAAACCGTTTCGCACCGGGGACGTTCACGCCCGACCCACGGCCTGCCGCGGTGCCGAAGATGCTGGCCGCCCAGTTCGGCCTCGAGATTCGCCTGCTTCTGCGCAACGGTGAGCAGCTGCTGCTGACGATGTTCATTCCGATCACGCTGCTGGTCGGCCTCACCCTGCTGCCGCTCGGATCGTTCGGGCCCGACCGGGCGGGCACCTTCGTCCCCGCGATCATGGCGCTGGCCGTGATCTCCACGGCGTTCACCGGCCAGGCGATCGCGGTCGCCTTCGACCGCCGCTACGGCGCGCTCAAACGCCTCGGCGCCACCGCCCTCCCGGTCTGGGGGATCATCGCGGGCAAGTCGCTTGCAGTGGTCTCGGTGGTGTTCCTCCAGTCGATCCTGTTCGGCGCCATCGGGTTTGCACTCGGCTGGCGTCCGCCGCTTGCGGGTCTGGCGCTGGGCGCCGTCATCATCGCGCTGGGCACCGCCGTGTTCGCCGCGCTCGGCCTCCTGCTCGGCGGGACGCTGCGCGCCGAGATCGTGCTGGCGATCGCCAACCTGTTGTGGTTCGTGTTCGCCGGCCTGGGCGCGCTGACGCTGGAGGGCGGCGCCGGTGGCGTGGTCCCGACCGCTGTGCAGTGGGTGGCACGGCTGACGCCGTCGGGTGCGCTCACCGAAGCCCTCTCCCGCGCGATGACGCTGTCAGTGGACTGGTTCGGCCTGGCCGTGCTGGCGGTGTGGGGCGCCGTCGCGGCGCTGTGCGCGCTGCGCTGGTTCAGATTCACCTGA
- a CDS encoding COX15/CtaA family protein: MPAGRLLPRLFIGLVDLLPEPSRRVQRLIAAAVILTQGGIAVTGAIVRVTASGLGCPTWPQCFPGSFTPVPHAEVPGIHQAVEFGNRLLTFLVVLTAAAAVVAVTRARRRREVLVYAWLMPASTVAQAVIGGITVLTGLLWWTVAIHLLVSMAMVWLAVLLYVKVGEPDPKDRVGVPEPAAPKPLRQLTILSAMALAAVLVTGTMVTGAGPHAGDKSLDRPVPRLQIEITTLVHMHSTLLFAYLSLLVGLGFGLLAVRASRHVMTRLGVVVVLVAAQGTLGAVQFFTGVPEVLVALHVAGAAACTAATAALWAALGERTEPQPLQR, translated from the coding sequence GTGCCCGCCGGACGACTTCTGCCCAGGCTCTTCATCGGGCTCGTCGATCTACTCCCCGAGCCGAGCCGTCGAGTGCAGCGCCTCATCGCCGCGGCGGTGATCCTGACCCAGGGCGGGATCGCCGTCACCGGAGCCATCGTGCGCGTCACCGCGTCCGGCCTCGGGTGCCCTACCTGGCCGCAGTGCTTCCCCGGCAGCTTCACCCCCGTCCCCCATGCCGAAGTGCCCGGCATCCATCAGGCCGTCGAATTCGGCAACCGCCTGCTGACCTTCCTCGTGGTCCTCACCGCGGCGGCCGCCGTCGTGGCCGTCACCCGGGCCCGCCGGCGCCGCGAGGTGCTGGTGTACGCGTGGCTGATGCCTGCGTCGACGGTCGCCCAGGCGGTCATCGGCGGCATCACCGTGCTGACCGGCCTGCTCTGGTGGACGGTCGCAATCCATCTGCTGGTGTCCATGGCGATGGTGTGGCTGGCGGTGCTGCTGTACGTCAAGGTCGGCGAACCGGACCCGAAGGACCGGGTCGGCGTGCCCGAACCTGCCGCACCGAAGCCGTTGCGGCAGTTGACGATCCTCTCCGCGATGGCTCTTGCCGCGGTCCTGGTGACCGGGACCATGGTCACCGGCGCCGGTCCCCATGCCGGCGACAAGAGTCTGGACCGACCGGTCCCCCGGCTGCAGATCGAGATCACCACGCTGGTGCACATGCACTCCACGCTGCTGTTCGCGTACCTTTCGCTGCTGGTGGGCCTGGGCTTCGGGCTGCTGGCCGTGCGGGCGTCCCGGCACGTGATGACCCGGCTGGGCGTCGTGGTGGTGTTGGTCGCGGCCCAGGGCACGCTCGGCGCGGTGCAGTTCTTCACCGGGGTTCCCGAGGTGTTGGTGGCGTTGCACGTCGCCGGCGCCGCGGCGTGTACCGCGGCCACCGCAGCGCTATGGGCCGCGCTGGGCGAACGGACCGAGCCCCAACCGCTCCAGCGCTGA
- the tkt gene encoding transketolase, giving the protein MTTVEEINSLTRPNHPDDWTDLDSRAVDTVRVLAADAVQKVGNGHPGTAMSLAPLAYTLFQRQMRHDPNDVHWIGRDRFILSCGHSSLTLYIQLYLGGFGLELSDIEALRTYKSKTPGHPEFRHTPGVEITTGPLGQGLASAVGMAMAARYERGLFDPDAAPGTSPFDHFIYVIASDGDMEEGVTSEASSLAGTQQLGNLIVFYDKNHISIEHDTDIALSEDVAGRYRAYGWHVQEVEGGENVVGIEQAIAEAKKVTDKPSFISVRTIIGYPAPTKMNTGGVHGSALGDDEVAATKKILGFDPDKTFEVTDEVIEHTRGLQKRGKDAHDKWQPEFDAWAEREPERKKLLDRLTAQELPEGWDSDITYWEPGSKAVATRAAFGQVLNDVAPKLPELWGGSADLAGSNNTTIKGVKSFGPPSISTEDFTADWYGRVLHFGIREHAMGSILSGIVLHGPTRAFGGTFLQFSDYMRPAVRLASLMDIDTIYIWTHDSVGLGEDGPTHQPIEHLAALRAIPNLSVVRPGDPNETAYAWRSIVARGNGSGPVGFILTRQGIPVLEGTDADGVAKGGYVLGGGDATGADVILIGTGSELQLAVEAKKQLAEKGITAAVVSMPCVEWFESQPKDYRDSVLPPTVSARVAVEAAVAQSWYKLVGDTGEIISIEHYGESADDKTLFREFGFTPEAVVAAAERTIAN; this is encoded by the coding sequence GTGACCACGGTCGAAGAGATCAATTCCCTCACCCGACCCAACCACCCTGACGACTGGACAGATCTGGATTCACGGGCGGTCGACACCGTCCGGGTGCTGGCCGCCGACGCCGTGCAGAAGGTCGGCAACGGCCACCCCGGTACCGCGATGAGCCTCGCCCCACTGGCATACACGCTGTTCCAGCGACAGATGCGCCACGACCCGAACGACGTGCACTGGATCGGGCGTGACCGTTTCATCCTGTCCTGTGGGCACTCCAGCCTGACGCTCTACATCCAGCTGTATCTCGGCGGCTTCGGCCTCGAGCTGTCCGACATCGAAGCGCTGCGGACATACAAGTCCAAGACGCCGGGCCACCCCGAGTTCCGCCACACCCCCGGTGTGGAGATCACCACGGGTCCCCTGGGGCAGGGTCTGGCCTCCGCGGTGGGCATGGCGATGGCCGCCCGCTACGAGCGCGGCCTGTTCGACCCGGACGCCGCCCCCGGCACCAGCCCGTTCGACCACTTCATCTACGTGATCGCCTCCGACGGTGACATGGAAGAAGGCGTGACCAGTGAGGCGTCATCGCTGGCGGGGACCCAGCAGCTGGGCAACCTCATCGTCTTCTACGACAAGAACCACATCTCGATCGAGCACGACACCGACATCGCGCTGTCGGAGGATGTCGCCGGGCGCTACCGCGCGTACGGCTGGCACGTGCAGGAGGTCGAGGGCGGGGAGAACGTCGTCGGCATCGAACAGGCCATCGCCGAGGCGAAGAAGGTGACCGACAAGCCGTCGTTCATCTCGGTCCGGACCATCATCGGCTATCCCGCCCCGACGAAGATGAACACCGGCGGCGTCCACGGGTCGGCACTCGGTGACGACGAGGTGGCCGCGACGAAGAAGATCCTCGGGTTCGACCCCGACAAGACCTTCGAGGTCACCGACGAGGTCATCGAGCACACGCGGGGCCTGCAGAAGCGCGGCAAGGACGCACACGACAAATGGCAGCCCGAGTTCGACGCGTGGGCAGAGCGTGAGCCGGAGCGTAAGAAGCTGCTCGACCGTCTGACGGCCCAGGAGCTGCCCGAGGGCTGGGACTCCGACATCACCTACTGGGAGCCCGGCTCCAAGGCCGTGGCCACCCGCGCAGCGTTCGGCCAGGTGCTCAACGACGTCGCCCCGAAGCTGCCCGAGCTGTGGGGTGGCTCGGCCGATCTGGCAGGCAGCAACAACACCACCATCAAGGGCGTTAAGTCGTTCGGCCCACCCTCGATCTCGACCGAGGATTTCACCGCCGACTGGTACGGCCGGGTGCTGCACTTCGGCATCCGTGAGCACGCAATGGGTTCGATCCTGTCGGGCATCGTGCTGCACGGTCCCACGCGGGCCTTCGGTGGCACGTTCCTGCAGTTCTCCGACTACATGCGCCCGGCGGTGCGCCTCGCGTCGCTGATGGACATCGACACCATCTACATCTGGACCCACGACTCCGTCGGCCTCGGTGAGGACGGGCCCACCCACCAGCCCATCGAGCACCTCGCGGCACTGCGCGCGATCCCCAACCTCTCGGTGGTCCGCCCCGGCGATCCCAACGAAACCGCGTACGCCTGGCGCAGCATCGTGGCCCGCGGAAACGGCAGCGGTCCCGTCGGTTTCATTCTCACCCGGCAGGGCATCCCGGTTCTGGAAGGCACCGACGCCGACGGCGTCGCCAAGGGCGGATACGTGCTCGGCGGCGGTGACGCCACCGGCGCCGACGTCATCCTCATCGGCACTGGATCGGAACTCCAGCTGGCAGTCGAGGCGAAGAAGCAGCTGGCCGAGAAGGGCATCACCGCGGCAGTTGTGTCGATGCCATGCGTCGAGTGGTTCGAATCGCAGCCCAAGGACTACCGCGACTCGGTACTGCCGCCCACCGTGTCGGCACGGGTCGCCGTCGAGGCCGCCGTCGCACAAAGCTGGTACAAGCTCGTCGGCGACACCGGCGAGATCATCTCGATCGAGCACTACGGCGAATCCGCCGACGACAAGACGTTGTTCCGCGAATTCGGCTTCACGCCAGAGGCAGTGGTCGCCGCAGCGGAACGCACCATTGCCAACTGA
- a CDS encoding DUF1254 domain-containing protein has product MTVRVSPDNFIRAESDQYFGNIVRGGGLGRFIHFRDFGSLDEQLVVRQNRDTLYSAAVFDLDAAPVTVTLPEAGTRFRSLQVITEDHYVPQVGYRAGSYTFDRAGIGTRYVMLALRTLVDPNDAADLEAVHALQDGVVVEQAGPGSFEVPDWDPVSQKQVRDALITLFATLPDSKGMFGPAAEVDPVRRLIGSAAAWGGNPERDALYLTVAPELDDGQTVHRLTVGDVPVDGFWSITVYNADGYFTENSANAYSVNGVTARRDPDGSVTVQFGGCDGSTENCLPVTPGWNYLVRLYRPRAEILDGTWTFPAAEPV; this is encoded by the coding sequence ATGACCGTGCGCGTCTCGCCCGACAATTTCATCCGGGCCGAGAGCGACCAGTACTTCGGGAACATCGTGCGCGGCGGCGGTCTGGGACGGTTCATCCACTTCCGCGATTTCGGCTCCCTCGACGAGCAGCTCGTCGTGCGGCAGAACCGCGACACGCTCTACTCCGCGGCCGTCTTCGACCTCGACGCCGCCCCGGTCACCGTCACGTTGCCCGAGGCCGGCACCCGCTTCCGTTCACTCCAGGTCATCACCGAGGACCACTACGTGCCCCAGGTCGGTTACCGCGCGGGCAGCTACACGTTCGACCGGGCGGGCATCGGTACCCGGTACGTGATGCTGGCGTTGCGTACCCTCGTCGATCCGAACGACGCGGCCGACCTGGAGGCCGTGCACGCACTGCAGGACGGCGTGGTCGTGGAGCAGGCCGGCCCGGGCAGCTTCGAGGTCCCCGACTGGGACCCCGTCAGCCAGAAGCAGGTGCGCGACGCGTTGATCACCCTGTTCGCGACGCTGCCGGATTCCAAAGGCATGTTCGGCCCGGCGGCCGAGGTCGATCCGGTGCGCAGGCTGATCGGGTCTGCCGCGGCCTGGGGCGGCAACCCGGAGCGTGACGCGCTGTATCTCACCGTGGCACCGGAACTCGACGACGGGCAGACGGTGCACCGGCTGACGGTCGGCGACGTTCCGGTGGACGGCTTCTGGTCGATCACCGTCTACAACGCCGACGGCTACTTCACGGAGAACTCCGCCAACGCCTACTCGGTCAACGGCGTGACCGCCCGCCGGGACCCCGACGGGTCGGTGACGGTCCAGTTCGGCGGATGCGACGGCTCGACGGAAAATTGCCTACCGGTGACGCCCGGCTGGAACTACCTGGTGCGGCTGTACCGGCCACGCGCCGAGATCCTCGACGGAACCTGGACCTTTCCTGCGGCCGAGCCGGTGTAA
- a CDS encoding ATP-grasp domain-containing protein, whose amino-acid sequence MTLARPDIFHPRIVLAGCPALPSGDGDDDGLIAALRGRGLHARWLPWDDPATERADLVILRAAWDYIDRLEDFLAWTRRVPHLLNAPEVVAWNVDKRYLADLAEAGVPTVPSMFFAPGEHVRIPSGEVVVKPSVGAGSVGALRFSDRELARAHAEGLQAAGRTALVQPYDRRVGDGETALVFLGGEQSHAFTKGPMLPPPGGAPVFDESGTYAEERLRPADPDFELWDVGHAALAAAAGPLGIGVAELLYARVDIIGDAQDPRVLELELVEPSLGWRQLGDQERLRQQRTFARGVESALERLGLGPFAQRGP is encoded by the coding sequence ATGACGCTGGCCCGCCCCGACATCTTCCACCCGCGCATCGTGCTGGCCGGTTGCCCGGCGTTGCCGTCGGGCGACGGCGACGATGACGGTCTGATCGCGGCACTGCGGGGGCGCGGCCTGCACGCCCGCTGGCTGCCGTGGGACGATCCGGCCACCGAACGGGCCGACCTGGTGATCCTGCGCGCCGCCTGGGACTACATCGACCGCCTTGAGGACTTCCTGGCCTGGACCCGTCGGGTGCCCCACCTGCTCAACGCTCCCGAGGTGGTGGCCTGGAACGTCGACAAGCGGTACCTGGCCGACCTGGCCGAGGCCGGTGTGCCCACCGTGCCCAGCATGTTCTTCGCGCCGGGGGAGCACGTTCGCATACCGTCCGGCGAGGTGGTGGTGAAGCCGTCGGTGGGCGCGGGTTCTGTTGGCGCACTTCGCTTCTCCGACCGCGAGCTGGCGCGCGCGCATGCCGAGGGGCTGCAGGCGGCGGGCCGGACGGCGCTGGTGCAACCCTACGATCGGCGTGTCGGCGACGGTGAGACCGCGCTGGTGTTCCTCGGCGGTGAGCAGTCCCATGCGTTCACGAAGGGCCCGATGCTGCCGCCGCCGGGCGGCGCGCCCGTCTTCGACGAGTCGGGGACCTACGCCGAGGAGCGGCTCCGTCCCGCCGATCCGGACTTCGAGCTGTGGGATGTGGGGCATGCCGCGCTCGCGGCGGCTGCCGGGCCGCTCGGTATCGGGGTGGCCGAGCTGTTGTATGCGCGGGTGGACATCATCGGCGATGCGCAGGATCCGCGGGTGCTGGAACTGGAGCTCGTCGAACCGTCACTGGGCTGGCGTCAACTCGGCGACCAGGAGCGTCTACGGCAGCAACGCACCTTCGCTCGCGGGGTCGAGTCAGCGCTGGAGCGGTTGGGGCTCGGTCCGTTCGCCCAGCGCGGCCCATAG
- a CDS encoding heme o synthase, which translates to MRIREGHLVSDAAEGPIGFRTRLLGYVGLTKPRVIELLLVTTIPAMLLANRGTVDPLLILNTLIGGLLAAAGANTLNCVADADIDKKMKRTERRALARATVPRSHALVFGLTLSVASFFWLWWTTNMLSAHLAGATIAFYVLVYTLLLKRRTSQNVVWGGAAGCMPVMIGWSAVTGTIQWPALVMFLIIFFWTPPHTWALAMRYKDDYEAAGVPMLPVVATEQQVTKQILIYTWLTVVATLALALTTGWLYTAVAILAGTWFLVMAHQLYAGVRRGEPVKPLKLFLQSNNYLAVVFLALAVDSALALPTLLHV; encoded by the coding sequence GTGAGAATTCGCGAAGGCCACCTCGTCAGCGATGCCGCTGAGGGGCCGATCGGATTCCGCACCCGTCTGCTGGGCTATGTGGGGCTGACCAAGCCGCGTGTGATCGAACTGCTGCTGGTGACCACCATCCCGGCCATGCTCCTGGCCAACCGGGGCACCGTGGACCCGCTGCTGATTCTCAACACCTTGATCGGCGGGCTGCTCGCGGCCGCGGGTGCCAACACGTTGAACTGTGTCGCCGATGCCGACATCGACAAGAAGATGAAGCGCACCGAGCGCCGCGCGCTGGCCCGCGCGACCGTGCCGCGCAGCCACGCACTCGTCTTCGGTCTGACGCTCTCGGTCGCCTCGTTCTTCTGGCTGTGGTGGACCACCAACATGCTCTCGGCGCACCTGGCCGGCGCCACCATCGCGTTCTACGTGCTGGTGTACACCCTGCTGCTCAAGCGCCGAACCTCGCAGAACGTGGTGTGGGGTGGGGCCGCCGGCTGCATGCCCGTGATGATCGGCTGGTCCGCGGTCACCGGGACGATCCAGTGGCCGGCTCTGGTGATGTTCCTGATCATCTTCTTCTGGACGCCGCCGCACACCTGGGCGCTGGCGATGCGCTACAAGGACGACTACGAGGCGGCCGGCGTGCCGATGCTGCCCGTGGTGGCCACCGAGCAGCAGGTCACCAAGCAGATCCTGATCTACACCTGGCTGACCGTCGTCGCGACGCTTGCGCTGGCGCTGACCACGGGCTGGCTGTACACCGCGGTGGCGATCCTGGCGGGCACCTGGTTCCTGGTCATGGCCCACCAGCTCTACGCGGGTGTGCGCCGCGGTGAACCGGTGAAGCCGCTCAAGCTGTTCCTGCAGTCCAACAACTACCTGGCCGTAGTCTTCTTGGCACTGGCCGTCGACTCGGCGCTGGCGCTGCCGACGCTGCTGCACGTCTGA